The sequence catttggagtttttataattttcaaatcaagatagttaataacattattaatctcacattcatgagtgaaatttatacaatcttcaatagTATTAAATGCATTGAAGAAAACTTGAATCTTATCTGTAGGAATAATGACTAAATTGTcgtcgacatatcgtttgtacaaaatgggtgtgaaatctaacaattgtaaagctctttttcGACATCTTGTAAAACGAAATCAGAAACTACTGGAGATAACGGTGAACCCATAGAGtaacccgaaatttgtttataaaatttattattaaaggagaaaacagtaccattaaaaactgttctacatccttaagaatgatattttatacaagaatattaaaactagtatggttccagctattgaaaataaatgttatgacatagctactagatgggaaaatgaaagattaattaacgatcaatgtgcataccatttaaaaactcacaatagtgttatagcaaaagcttatgTTCTCCCTAAAGTTCACAACCCCAATTCAAGTTAGAGACTATTTGTTTCTACTGTTGGCTCCCCaacttataaattatcaaagtatatttcaaatattttaaccagTTTCTATAAACGCTGGCTCACTTGTAgaaaatagttgggaacttagagattgtttaaaaaatataaatgtaccaaaaaccaattcgatagtttctttagatcatgtgtccatgtttgacagcatcccaTTAGACCTTGCTTTAgattgcattgaaaaaaaaacttaatttaaatcataacttgacaaaaataactaaaaatgaatttttaatagctaCTCGAACAGTTTTTAATGGTATtgttttctcttttaataataaattttatagacaaatttcGGGTGGCCCTATGGGTTCTCCGTTATCTCcagtagtttctgatttagttttacaagatgtcgaaaaaagagctttacaattgttagatttcacacctattttgtacaaacgatatgtcaacgacattttagccattattcCTACAGATAAGATTCAAGTTTTCTTCAATGCATTTAATAGTgttgaagattgtataaatttcactcatgaatgtgagattaataatgttattaactatcttgaattaaaaattataaaaactccaaatggtgatttattaaccaattggtataaaaaaccttcttggtctggtagatacctaaactataattcacataatttatatgggcataaaattggtttaatgaagcgtttagtagatagatgtgtaaaattatctgacattcaatttagaaaagaaaatttaaattaattaaaaacaacttcagtacagaataactatcctcttgagtttgtaaatgacatcattacAGAACGCATTcgtgagatttacaataacagtaataaaataaCAAGAAAAGTAATTAGAGTGATACTTActatagatttaatttaaatgttaatttgacATACACATTCAGGGTCTATCAGAAagttaagaaattcacttaaaaaatttaacattaatgtttattttaaaaacacaaatagtttagataattattttttaaaaagaaaggacgTCGGTTCCATTGAatatttatctggtgttatttatttaattaaatgtaaatgttgtaatataGCTTATTCAGGTGAAACTAGCAGGAGATtgaaaactagaattgctgaacataaaagagattgtgaagttgggcaTTTTAACCCAGgcctgtcgcaacattcttggaatttcaatcattactctgattttgatttgaaaagtaTGAatatattagctacagaaaaaaatacttatcaacgacgtattattgagtctatttttatcaacaaatatcgttagatttcagataatttacagactgaaattctaattattaataaaatttatcggAGTTGACTTGATttatctgtttgactattttgaaccatcttcaactcaggtaacaatgaattttaatctaCGTAATTATTCATCATATTTATTCTGACTACAATTACCAAtcgttaatataattatttaggttaagaacctttgaaaaaggtacgcatgtgtactgaaacgtaaGGAGGATTAAAAGgcgttttttctatttaataaatatctgagtttcgaagaaaatgtttttttgactcgtaattttattttgatttacgattggaccgtaagacataaataattgaaatctactatttgaaatcaataaatatcaacagtcgaagaaaggattgatttgtttcatcagatcactttacatttatgtaaatagttgtaaataattgtatatatatactaggcagtctgataagtccctgaaaaatgaaatacggagacgtttttttggccaaagtcggttttatttttcaacatactctccttttaggtcgatacagcgagtccaacgattttctaactttttgataccgtcagaaaagtactcgatcggaaggtctccaaaatacgcctcagtttcagctatgagctcctcatgtgagtaaaaacgcttaccggtgagccatctcttcaggttagggaacaagttatagtcgctgggggccacgtatggtgaatacggtggctgaggaaccaattcgaagccaatttcatgcaattttgcttgtgcaactaagcatgaatgaacaggcgcattatcgtgatgataaagcggttttttcttcttcaaatgcggtcgtttttcggcgatttcgattttcaatcggtccaataatgatgaatagtatgctccggttatggttttacgtttttcaagatagttcacgaatattatgccatgtggatcccaaaatacggaggccataacctttccgacccattgttgcgtttttggacgcttcggagcacttcggcccggtggaacccactgttttgcctgttgcgtNNNNNNNNNNNNNNNNNNNNNNNNNNNNNNNNNNNNNNNNNNNNNNNNNNNNNNNNNNNNNNNNNNNNNNNNNNNNNNNNNNNNNNNNNNNNNNNNNNNNacaggcgtcatttgaaggatcaagctcgacgaaaatggttcacattagtgaatactaatgccatctcttacaattttcaggtacttatcagactgcctagtagaaaggataagattgtaaaaaaaacatagatataagcggaaagattgttagtaatggaagtcatgtaaacccttagggggcacattatgaataaagaagacaactatttcgattttttttttcgatttgaaacgGAAATTTGCTGAATATTGCAAAACCATTAAATCCAttctcatatttaatttttataagtgaTTATGTTCGAATGAAGCGATTTTTCCTGATTTTACccttataattgtttattttttgtaaattgtcacaatgaaaagaaaacttagagcaaaaaaaattgacgaatcttcgtttaaaaaatgatttcctaaaaaaagCGTAATAGGTGATACTTccacaagaaatattttaattttaaataaaaaactgttaaattaaaccaaaatacgaattctcaaaaatagttaaattttgatcttaaaaagattttacagtaaataagaaaaaaaggtgGAGTTTTTAAGTCctgaagaagaatttttgaaaaaaagttccccaaaaatatgcattttctaccaaaaagttgaatttttgaatgaaaagaagagttttcaacaaaagaagggaattttcaactgaaaaacatcaatattctatcaaaaataaactagttaaattttcatttaaaaaattaattaaaaaaacaactaattttcaacaaaattttgttaacttttaagaaaaatattaattctctaataaaaataatcagttttaacaaaatagacgaatatttaaccatatattttaactttaatggACTATTCAaccgtttagttgaattttcaaataaaaggtttaattttataccaaagaaagaaaaattttcaacaaaattgctgaattttcaaccatatatttgaattttgtatggGCTCTTCAACCTAAtatctagttgaattttcaaacaaaaaggttaattttctatcgaagaagacaatttttgaattttcaattagagatataagtttttaagcaataaaaaacaattttcaaccaaacaaatgaattgtttACTAAAAGATTAGAATGTCtatcgaaaaaaatggaatagttaaacaatgtttattttaaatgttaacaaaatagtatatatatatatatatatatatttaattaaataaccaaataaatacaaataaatcctcatgtaataattgtttaaaagtggTTAAAAAACGAAACTAGATATTTCGTAGACGAATACAAAGGTGTTTTTCGTTCTTCAACGCttcgtttgtttataaattataattattcagaaaaaattaacctgttttgttgaaaattggtgtttttgacttgaaaattcaactactttgctgTAAAATAaacacttggttgaaaaattcataacttggtgttgagaattcatctggaatctttcttgcttaaaaatgtaattatttatttgaaatttcttcttttttgttagaagatgtatctgtttaaattttaaatagaaatttaatgttcttcggataaaactgcaactgtctggctgaaaattaatcatatttagtaaatgatttaaaagttccgttaaaaaatgatcttttttggttgaattctactatttattattcaaagttaagatattttttgttgaaatatctagTATCACATTATTCcagaatgttcaacttttttggttaaatattgaaatattcaattttatttttttaaaagttcatctcatttgttataaaagtagactattttattgaaaaatcgtttttttataacatttattttttaaactgaaaatgtaacttatattatcaattaaaaaaaaaagaaattcaaaccaATCGGTTTGTTGACAGTTCACCTTTTTGTTtagcaaattcatcattttagttaaaacttcatcccatttattaaaaatttcactattttgtaaaaaaatacattttttaaaaattaattatgttcactgaaaatttcaatttttggttaaaaattaatctttcttatttgaaatctgAACTAATTCATCTCTGTTGATAGAAGGTTAATCCTTtcttgttgatatttcaactattacattttttgttgagaatttatttttcgttgttgaaaatttaactttttggttaacaatccAACAATTtcgttataattttattattgtattgttatttttttgcttagaaattaaatttttaactgtaaatttaactattctattgttggttaaaagctgatcatttttagtttaatattcaattatttggcttaaaattgtaaCTGGCTTGtgagaaaaatgttccttttagattaaaaattctattattttcataggtaattcaagcatttggttggaaattaacttattggttaaaaatgaacttcttctacgaaaattaatatttctgggttgaaaatgtaactgtatttgagagaattctcttttttggtttgaaattttaacaaatcggCTGACATTTTTTGCTGTCTCGATTaatgattgattaatttttttgtcatgaaaataGAAATGTTTAGTTCAAACTTGACCTTTTTTATAAGAagtttattttgctttttaaagatttatcattttagtctaaaattgaactattttgtgaaaaacttactcattttgttaaaaatgatgataatgataatgataatgattttgttgaaattctaatcattttgttaaaaatttgtcattttatatagaaaatttaccattttggatttaaaattcttataattttcgtATAGAAAACTCGTAATTTGGATTCAAAACTCctcgttttcattaaaaattaaaatgtattgtaaaaaattcaatactttggttgaaaaattttaattctttggttaaattattttgaatctttttttggtaaaaattcaacttttttaaaatttaaaaataattggcttgttttgtttgtaaaatttcttacgtaaaaaatgttgcaagattCAAATGCTGGTCttcaaatattaatgatcaaactTTTTGTTAGTTCAGCAATAAAATAGGGTtgttacataaaataaatttgggTCTCTGAACTGAATATTGTTAttgtttgaaccaaatatttttgttCGGTGAACCATTTGATTGATTCAGCAACATAATTTTGTTGGTCCAATTCAATATCTGGTGGAATGAAcctatatttgtttaattcaattaagTGTTCATGTATAGCCAAGAAAACAgcttttttggttcaagaatatttttttatgattgtaggattttaatttatgatatatTTTACCAATTAGTATTACTGGAAAGCCAATTTTGCTATTTTCGGACGACTTAACCCCAGACTTAGAGGTAAAGTCGGACACATTTTTGACTGCAATTACTATAGGTTACTTGTcgctaaattaaatgttttactaTTACCAAGCTGAAAAGtcctgtacaggaacctcggAGAAACCCGAACAGGATCATTCAAAGGTTAGCTGCGTACAGGTTCCTGTGCAGGATCATGTACAGGTTACTGTGCAGGAAcatgtacaggttcctttgcagGGTCATGTACAGGTTTCTTCGCCAAACTCCTATCCGGAACCGGCAAGATTACCTGTACAGGTTCCTGGGCAGAATCATGTTCAGGTTCCTTTCTTAGATCATGTAGCGGTTCCTTTGCTAGATCATGTACGAGTTCCTTTGCAGAGTCATGTACATGTGTCTTTGCAGAATTATGTACAGATTGTACATATTCATTTGCAGGATCATGTAAGGATTCCTTTGCAGGATCATGTGCAGTTTTCGTTCCCAAGTTTGTGTACAGAAACCGTTAAGATAACTTGTACAGTTACCTGTGCAGGACCATGTACAAGTCCCTTTGCTAGATCATGTACGCGTTCCTTTACAGGATCATGTACAGTTTGTAGAAGTTCCTTTGCATAATAATTTACGGGTTCCCTTGCTAGACCATGTGCGGGTTCTTTCAAGGATTATGTACAGATGAAACAGGTTCCTTTGCAGGATCATGTAAAGGTTCATTTACCAGATCATGTACGCGTTTCTTTGCAGGATCATGTACAGTTTCCTTCGCAAAATTTTTGTACAAGAACCGTCAAGATTATCTGTGTAGAATGCTATACAGGGTCATGTACAGATGCCTTTGCTAGACCATGTACGGGTTCTTTCGCAGGATTATATACAGGTTTCTTTATAGGATCATGTACAGATTGTACAGGTTTCTTTGCAGGATCATGTACAGGTTATTTTGTAGGATCACGTATATGTTCTTTTGCAGGACCATCTACAGGTTCTTTTGCGAAATCATGCAGAGTTTCGTTCGCTAAATTCTTGTGAAGGACCCGTCAAGCTTACCTGTACAGGTACGTGTTCAGGAACATGTCAAGGATCCTCTGAGGTCCCTGTACAATAATTTTCAGCTGGGAACTCAAAAAGAATTTGCTTATTcaaattgaaacctttaaaacttTAGTTTTACCCTCTCCTCGCATTCCTTCTGCCTCAGGGCAGCCAAAAATTCTCTAAGCTCTGCATCTGTTTTTAAGGCGAGCACCAGAGGATCAAAATTACCAGCTACTTCAGCTCCAACTCCTTgattttccattaatttcttgTTGATTAAATTTTCCACCTGTGCCTTCAACAAATTCACTTTCAACTGAATCATTGTCAAAATAGGTATAATGTTCGGTGGAGGATTGGCAGTCATGTGGAGATTAATTAAAGCATTCACTTGCTGTGCATTTCTGGATTCAGTCAAAAGCTGATCTTTATTTAGTTGATTAATTGCCTTTTGCGCTCTGTCAATAGTTTCATCAATGTTTGTTGTAATATTGGATCCAGGAACTTTTCGCAAAACTAGTCTAGTTGCAACACAAGATATGATTCCTTGATTGGAAAGAAATTGTGAGGCCAGGGCTTGCAAATTCAAAGCTGAGGGGCAATTTTTCTTTGAACAAATGGTATCATCTTTACTTTCTTTGCATTTGTGGTCttccatttcattaaaaatatttgcattccTGAAAGTTTCTTTCACCCCATACGATTTTCGACAGCATTCacaattttgagatttttccttCTGGCGATCTTGATGGGAAAACTGATTGTAAATTGGGATTGGTAGAGGATATGGAATGCATGATAGTGGACAGCAAAAAGTTGGAGGTGGTGAGTAAGGCATAcctaaaaagagaagaattttttttagatcaagTCCATGTCAAAGTAGGGCAGTCAATCATATACACTTATTATCCGATATAAGTACCCCCGGTTTACGACATTTCTAAAATTGATGTTCTTGGCAGTTTTGGAATAAAGGAGGACGTGGGATAGAAAGAGAATCGGTGCTCAGTCAAGCGTAAAAAATAGCATAAGGGCCGCATCATCAGCGcaagttgcatcaggttgcgccaTGCGCCCCAATGAAACCGAAATAGAATCCCTGAATTTAGGATCAAGGTCACTGCAATTCATGCCCGAAACCTTTCTTATATCGGAAGTTAAGTGtactacaataatttttattagcgTTAGCTTTGAGCatgttttttcgttaaataaatgACTACCCTATAGAAATTTTTCACTCACAGATTTTCACTCAATATTAACATAAAGCAAATGATTATATCTTGCATTATTAGTAAGATCTGAAATATTTATGTaagataaatacaaatttttaacttgaatgcaGAATTAGTGAAATAATTATGTATGTAAGTTTAAAAAGTAGCGTTCATAGCTATGCTAATGTAAtgtttttgaaatcgttttgataaaaatttaataaatattgtaataCAAATTTAAGGAATTGTATACGACCATGCATTCTTCATGtatcctcaacaaaaaatgtaatacactCAACTCTTGATTTTGGGCCGCCCAGACCCCGAGGCTGGTCCAGAATCGGGAGTATAgcttagttgatatttcaatcaagaacagattttctaattaaatttggaaaaagctaaattgaaccaaaaaatgcgaatttttaaaaatacttgaattttcaactaagtaaactTTTGTAGGCAATttcattttgaactgaaaaaatgaatttttaatcaagaaaattaattttctactataagagACGAGTGTCGACAAAAtacgtaaataaatttttacgtaaatagttttattttcagccaagaatattaattatctaccaaaaaatatcaactttcgaTAAAGTACtaactacattttaaattaatttttattaattaattttctaccaaacagacgaattttaaacaaatgaattatgttttcaaccaaatagatacatatcaaaccaaatatatgaattatcaaacgaaaaattgtaatgtttaacaaaaaatgcaataactatagcttcataaaaaaaattaattaaaaaaa is a genomic window of Belonocnema kinseyi isolate 2016_QV_RU_SX_M_011 chromosome 8, B_treatae_v1, whole genome shotgun sequence containing:
- the LOC117178257 gene encoding uncharacterized protein LOC117178257 isoform X3 is translated as MQPRNENNMTPNYQNDFSQMSQNNFQQQQPHQQNFQSTQYSNFNPFNINQPAGSSLQNQTYQPHQTEFYGSQQPLPNGNLMTSHYQPTSHPYSSSPGMQNQNYYGPSPQTLMDQFRSCMNSASPIFILPNVCPNASPAAPEMQPTSIMGQNMGHHMNYPQMGMPYSPPPTFCCPLSCIPYPLPIPIYNQFSHQDRQKEKSQNCECCRKSYGVKETFRNANIFNEMEDHKCKESKDDTICSKKNCPSALNLQALASQFLSNQGIISCVATRLVLRKVPGSNITTNIDETIDRAQKAINQLNKDQLLTESRNAQQVNALINLHMTANPPPNIIPILTMIQLKVNLLKAQVENLINKKLMENQGVGAEVAGEFEFRTLSCATSHRTESSNKYSKQNIPSGD